From Zingiber officinale cultivar Zhangliang chromosome 5B, Zo_v1.1, whole genome shotgun sequence, the proteins below share one genomic window:
- the LOC121985218 gene encoding pectate lyase-like — protein MELGIKYSFFCLLFLANAALSAAHIAVYDDYWQKKAAEARNNTLNAYVPDPSTVVNHFNSAPLFDNGTRRGLAHRSETKGCFATNPIDRCWRCQKDWMNHRKRLATCAKGFGHSAIGGLHGNFYVVTDPSDDDLMEPRPGTLRYGATRDAPLWIVFARDMVIRLQQELMINSYKTIDGRGVNVHIAYGASLTVQFVQHVIIHNLHIHDIQPGAGGNIRDSETHWGIRTRSDGDGVSIFGSSHVWVDHLSLSNCADGLIDAIQGSTAITISNCHLTRHNDVILLGANDAYTEDAKMQVTVAYNHFGRGLVQRMPRCRFGFFHVVNNDYTHWLMYAIGGSQHPTIISQGNRFIGPPNQAAKEVTHRDYGTEAEYNGWNWRSDRDLFMNGATFRQTGHQVATMYSKIDYIKARPGSWAGRLTRFSGSLKCRANVPC, from the exons atggagttgggtaTCAAATACTCCTTCTTCTGCCTCCTCTTCCTAGCTAACGCCGCCTTGTCGGCTGCCCACATCGCCGTCTACGACGATTACTGGCAGAAGAAGGCGGCGGAGGCTCGCAATAACACGCTCAACGCCTACGTTCCCGACCCCAGCACCGTCGTCAATCACTTCAACTCCGCCCCCCTTTT CGACAATGGCACGAGGAGAGGGCTGGCGCATCGCTCGGAGACGAAGGGCTGCTTCGCCACCAACCCGATCGATCGGTGCTGGAGGTGCCAGAAGGACTGGATGAACCACCGCAAGAGGCTGGCGACCTGCGCCAAGGGGTTCGGGCACAGCGCCATCGGCGGGCTGCACGGCAATTTCTACGTGGTCACCGACCCCTCCGACGACGACCTGATGGAGCCTCGTCCCGGCACCCTCCGCTACGGGGCCACCCGCGACGCCCCGCTCTGGATCGTCTTCGCCCGTGACATGGTCATCCGCCTCCAGCAGGAGCTGATGATCAACAGCTACAAGACCATTGACGGCCGCGGCGTCAACGTGCACATCGCCTACGGCGCCTCCCTCACCGTCCAGTTCGTCCAACACGTCATCATCCACAACCTCCACATCCACGACATCCAGCCCGGTGCCGGCGGCAACATCCGCGACTCCGAGACGCACTGGGGCATCCGCACCCGCAGCGACGGCGACGGCGTCAGCATCTTCGGCTCATCCCACGTCTGGGTCGACCACCTCTCCCTGTCCAACTGCGCCGACGGCCTCATCGACGCCATCCAAGGCTCCACCGCCATCACCATCTCCAACTGCCACCTCACCCGCCACAACGac GTGATCCTATTGGGCGCCAACGACGCCTATACCGAGGACGCCAAAATGCAGGTCACCGTCGCCTACAACCACTTCGGCAGAGGGCTGGTGCAGAGGATGCCCAGGTGCAGGTTCGGCTTCTTCCACGTCGTGAACAACGACTACACCCACTGGCTCATGTACGCCATCGGCGGCAGCCAGCACCCGACCATCATCAGCCAAGGCAACAGATTTATCGGCCCACCAAATCAAGCCGCCAAGGAG GTGACACACAGGGATTACGGAACGGAAGCAGAGTACAACGGGTGGAACTGGCGATCGGACAGAGACCTGTTCATGAACGGAGCAACCTTCCGGCAGACAGGGCATCAAGTCGCAACCATGTACTCCAAGATCGACTACATCAAGGCGAGGCCAGGGAGCTGGGCAGGGCGGCTGACTCGCTTCTCCGGATCCCTCAAGTGCAGGGCCAATGTCCCCTGTTAA
- the LOC121985219 gene encoding mitogen-activated protein kinase kinase 2-like isoform X1 produces the protein MRRGGFKPNLTLALPSHEASISQFLTQSGTFKDGDLLVNKDGLRIVPDGKEEGQPLIKPAGSLSLDDIDVIKVIGKGNGGIVQLVRHKWSGQFFALKVIELNIQDNVRRLIAQELRINLSTQCNYVVVFYQCFYYNGAISIVLEYMDGGSLGDFLKLVKTIPEPYLAAICKQVLRGLIYLHHEKHIIHRDLKPSNILINHRGEVKISDFGVSAIIASSSGQKDTLIGTYNYMSPERIASERHGYLSDIWSFGLVMLECATGWFPYPRCDSFYDLLDKIVEQPPPCASPDQFSEEFCSFISECLQKNPKDRKSGKALLKHPFLSMYDDLNVDLTSYFTISGLPLNQFEENEL, from the exons ATGAGGAGAGGAGGCTTCAAACCCAACCTCACGCTTGCCTTGCCCAGCCACGAGGCCTCCATCAGCCAGTTCTT GACGCAGAGCGGGACTTTTAAGGATGGCGATCTTCTCGTGAACAAGGATGGGCTTCGGATCGTCCCCGACGGCAAAGAAGAGGGG CAACCTCTTATAAAGCCTGCAGGCAGTCTGAGTTTAGATGACATAGATGTAATTAAAGTGATCGGGAAAGGTAATGGTGGAATTGTTCAACTAGTTCGTCATAAATGGTCCGGCCAATTTTTTGCTCTCAAG GTTATCGAATTGAACATTCAAGACAATGTACGCAGACTGATTGCTCAGGAACTCAGGATAAACCTGTCAACTCAATGCAATTATGTAGTTGTATTCTACCAGTGCTTTTATTACAATGGTGCCATCTCCATTGTCTTGGAGTACATGGATGGAGGCTCACTTGGTGATTTCTTGAAGCTTGTGAAAACTATTCCAGAACCATACCTTGCTGCTATCTGTAAGCAG GTTCTTCGTGGATTGATTTATTTGCACCATGAAAAGCACATTATTCATCGAGATTTAAAGCCATCAAACATTCTAATTAATCACAGAGGGGAGGTTAAGATATCTGATTTTGGGGTTAGTGCTATAATAGCTAGCTCTTCTGGACAGAAAGATACATTAATTGGCACCTACAACTACATGTCT CCAGAACGAATAGCTTCAGAAAGACATGGGTACTTGAGTGACATTTGGAGCTTTGGATTGGTAATGTTGGAATGCGCCACAGGCTGGTTTCCATATCCACGTTGTGATAGTTTCTATGACCTTTTGGATAAAATAGTTGAACAGCCACCACCATGTGCATCTCCAGACCAATTCTCAGAGGAGTTCTGCTCATTCATAAGTGAATG TTTACAGAAAAATCCAAAAGATAGAAAATCTGGAAAGGCTCTTTTG AAACATCCCTTCTTGAGCATGTACGACGACTTGAATGTGGATCTAACCTCTTACTTCACCATATCTGGATTGCCACTCAACCAATTTGAAGAAAATGAGCT GTGA
- the LOC121985219 gene encoding mitogen-activated protein kinase kinase 2-like isoform X2 has protein sequence MRRGGFKPNLTLALPSHEASISQFLTQSGTFKDGDLLVNKDGLRIVPDGKEEGQPLIKPAGSLSLDDIDVIKVIGKGNGGIVQLVRHKWSGQFFALKVIELNIQDNVRRLIAQELRINLSTQCNYVVVFYQCFYYNGAISIVLEYMDGGSLGDFLKLVKTIPEPYLAAICKQVLRGLIYLHHEKHIIHRDLKPSNILINHRGEVKISDFGVSAIIASSSGQKDTLIGTYNYMSPERIASERHGYLSDIWSFGLVMLECATGWFPYPRCDSFYDLLDKIVEQPPPCASPDQFSEEFCSFISECNQ, from the exons ATGAGGAGAGGAGGCTTCAAACCCAACCTCACGCTTGCCTTGCCCAGCCACGAGGCCTCCATCAGCCAGTTCTT GACGCAGAGCGGGACTTTTAAGGATGGCGATCTTCTCGTGAACAAGGATGGGCTTCGGATCGTCCCCGACGGCAAAGAAGAGGGG CAACCTCTTATAAAGCCTGCAGGCAGTCTGAGTTTAGATGACATAGATGTAATTAAAGTGATCGGGAAAGGTAATGGTGGAATTGTTCAACTAGTTCGTCATAAATGGTCCGGCCAATTTTTTGCTCTCAAG GTTATCGAATTGAACATTCAAGACAATGTACGCAGACTGATTGCTCAGGAACTCAGGATAAACCTGTCAACTCAATGCAATTATGTAGTTGTATTCTACCAGTGCTTTTATTACAATGGTGCCATCTCCATTGTCTTGGAGTACATGGATGGAGGCTCACTTGGTGATTTCTTGAAGCTTGTGAAAACTATTCCAGAACCATACCTTGCTGCTATCTGTAAGCAG GTTCTTCGTGGATTGATTTATTTGCACCATGAAAAGCACATTATTCATCGAGATTTAAAGCCATCAAACATTCTAATTAATCACAGAGGGGAGGTTAAGATATCTGATTTTGGGGTTAGTGCTATAATAGCTAGCTCTTCTGGACAGAAAGATACATTAATTGGCACCTACAACTACATGTCT CCAGAACGAATAGCTTCAGAAAGACATGGGTACTTGAGTGACATTTGGAGCTTTGGATTGGTAATGTTGGAATGCGCCACAGGCTGGTTTCCATATCCACGTTGTGATAGTTTCTATGACCTTTTGGATAAAATAGTTGAACAGCCACCACCATGTGCATCTCCAGACCAATTCTCAGAGGAGTTCTGCTCATTCATAAGTGAATG CAACCAGTGA